One Micromonospora sp. WMMD812 genomic window carries:
- a CDS encoding threonine/serine dehydratase — MKLISIADVRTAAADIAGAVLRTPLLRAGWDARLWLKPESLQPVGSFKLRGATHAVARLDPAARARGVVTHSSGNHGQALAYAAREAGIPCTVVVPEGAPGVKVDRIRALGAEVVLVPPVRRLAEAERIVAEAGAALVPPFDDRRIIAGQGTVGLEIVADLPDVDVVLVPVGGGGLSSGVATAVKALHPSTAVIGVEPLLAADARESLAAGEVVVWDVERTYRTSADGLRTQLSELTLAHLSERLDGIVTVTEEEIAAAMGRLVRDARLVVEPSGAVAVAARLFRAAELPSGRTVAVVTGGNVDPALLARVLTPA, encoded by the coding sequence ATGAAGCTGATCTCGATCGCGGACGTCCGGACCGCCGCCGCCGACATCGCCGGTGCGGTGCTGCGTACCCCCCTGCTGCGGGCCGGCTGGGACGCGCGGCTGTGGCTCAAACCGGAGAGCCTGCAGCCGGTGGGGTCGTTCAAGCTGCGGGGGGCGACCCACGCGGTCGCCCGGCTCGACCCGGCGGCCCGGGCTCGTGGCGTCGTCACCCACTCGTCCGGCAACCACGGGCAGGCGCTGGCGTACGCCGCCCGGGAGGCCGGCATCCCGTGCACGGTCGTGGTGCCGGAGGGCGCGCCGGGGGTGAAGGTCGACCGGATCCGGGCCCTCGGCGCCGAGGTGGTGCTCGTGCCACCGGTCCGCCGGCTCGCCGAGGCGGAGCGGATCGTCGCCGAGGCCGGAGCCGCGCTGGTGCCACCCTTCGACGACCGGCGGATCATCGCCGGCCAGGGGACCGTCGGGTTGGAGATCGTGGCGGACCTGCCCGACGTGGACGTGGTGCTGGTGCCGGTCGGCGGCGGCGGTCTCTCCTCCGGGGTGGCCACGGCGGTCAAGGCGCTCCACCCGTCCACCGCGGTGATCGGGGTCGAGCCGCTGCTCGCCGCGGACGCCCGCGAGTCCCTCGCCGCCGGCGAGGTGGTGGTCTGGGACGTCGAGCGGACCTACCGGACGAGTGCCGACGGGTTGCGCACCCAACTATCCGAGCTGACCCTCGCCCACCTGTCGGAGCGGCTTGACGGCATCGTCACGGTGACCGAGGAGGAGATCGCCGCCGCGATGGGCCGGCTGGTCCGCGACGCCCGCCTCGTCGTCGAGCCGAGCGGCGCGGTGGCGGTCGCCGCCCGCCTGTTCCGCGCTGCGGAGCTGCCGTCGGGGCGTACGGTCGCCGTCGTCACCGGCG
- a CDS encoding TIGR03086 family metal-binding protein, whose product MATQTSDLLAAAAPRTVAVVRGVADDQLHLPTPCHDYSVRDLLNHLFQVVVNFQDLAAKRPVEWSDKPDHLADGWRDRFEVETGRLIAAWSDPASLEGVSPGMGMPQATVGGMALLDLTVHGWDLAAATGQPYAPAPDAVTELHGLVEQLGPTARKMGVFADPTPDPAPDPDPELQSLHRLLARTGRSLTWPATP is encoded by the coding sequence ATGGCCACTCAGACTAGCGACCTGCTGGCGGCTGCGGCGCCGCGTACGGTGGCGGTGGTGCGGGGCGTCGCCGACGACCAGCTGCACCTGCCGACGCCCTGCCACGACTATTCGGTCCGAGACCTGCTCAACCATCTCTTCCAGGTGGTGGTCAACTTCCAGGACCTCGCCGCGAAGAGACCGGTGGAATGGTCGGACAAGCCGGACCACCTCGCCGACGGGTGGCGGGACCGGTTCGAGGTGGAGACCGGCCGGTTGATCGCCGCCTGGTCCGACCCGGCCAGCCTGGAGGGCGTCTCGCCCGGGATGGGCATGCCGCAGGCCACGGTGGGCGGCATGGCGCTGCTGGACCTGACCGTGCACGGCTGGGACCTCGCCGCCGCGACCGGCCAGCCGTACGCGCCGGCGCCCGACGCGGTGACCGAGCTGCACGGCCTGGTCGAGCAGTTGGGTCCGACCGCCCGCAAGATGGGCGTCTTCGCCGATCCGACCCCCGACCCGGCTCCCGACCCCGATCCCGAGCTCCAGAGCCTGCACCGCCTCCTGGCCCGCACCGGGCGTAGCCTCACCTGGCCCGCCACCCCCTGA